In Brachypodium distachyon strain Bd21 chromosome 2, Brachypodium_distachyon_v3.0, whole genome shotgun sequence, one genomic interval encodes:
- the LOC100842836 gene encoding glutathione S-transferase 3, whose product MAAAEGVSRKLFGYALSSNSVRIAALLNEKGLDYDLVAVDLDNKTPEFLAISPFGQIPAFQDGDDTLFESRAISRHIATKYRTSGPDLLPTPSAKLEVWLEVESQHFYPAVADLVYELRVRPRLPGGGGAPEPGKVGELARKVAAVLDIYDAHLADNKYLAGDQFTLADVNHMAQLFVMSLTPRAAELVAAREHVKAWWDEISARPAWKKTVAALPLPPA is encoded by the exons atggcggcggcggagggggtgAGCCGGAAGCTGTTCGGGTACGCGCTGTCGTCCAATTCGGTGCGGATCGCGGCGCTGCTGAACGAGAAGGGGCTCGACTAcgacctcgtcgccgtcgacctcgACAACAAGACCCCCGAGTTCCTCGCCATCAGC CCCTTCGGCCAGATCCCGGCGTTCCAGGACGGAGACGACACCCTCTTCG AGTCCCGGGCGATAAGCAGGCACATCGCGACCAAGTACAGGACCTCGGGCCCGGACCTGCTCCCGACGCCGTCGGCGAAGCTGGAGGTGTGGCTGGAGGTGGAGTCGCAGCACTTCTACCCGGCCGTGGCGGACCTGGTGTACGAGCTCCGCGTCAGGCCGAGGctgccgggcggcggcggcgcgccggagcCCGGCAAGGTGGGCGAGCTCGCACGCAAGGTGGCCGCCGTGCTCGACATCTACGACGCCCACCTTGCTGACAACAAGTACCTTGCTGGTGACCAGTTCACGCTGGCCGACGTGAACCACATGGCGCAGCTGTTCGTGATGAGCCTGACGCCCAgggcggcggagctcgtcGCGGCCAGGGAGCACGTGAAGGCGTGGTGGGACGAGATCTCTGCCAGGCCCGCGTGGAAGAAGACCGTCGCCGCTCTCCCGCTCCCGCCGGCTTGA
- the LOC100843141 gene encoding glutathione S-transferase 3, whose protein sequence is MAAPAIKLYGLALSPNVVRAAAVLNEKGLDFEIVPVDLTTGAHKQPDFLALNPFGQIPALTDGDEVLYESRAINRYIAEKYRATGTDLLPPASASAKLEVWLEVESHHFYPAVSPLVFQLLIKPMLGGAPDAAAVEKHAGELARVLDVYEAHLAKPGNRFLAGEQFTLADANHMSYLFMLGKTAQAGLVESRPRVKAWWDEISARPAWAKTVAAIPFPPAA, encoded by the exons atggcggcgccggcgattAAGCTGTACGGGCTGGCGCTGTCGCCGAACGtggtgcgggcggcggcggtgctcaACGAGAAGGGGCTCGACTTCGAGATCGTCCCCGTCGACCTCACCACCGGCGCCCACAAGCAACCCGACTTCCTCGCCCTCAAC CCTTTTGGGCAGATCCCCGCGCTGACGGACGGAGACGAGGTTCTCTACG AGTCCCGGGCCATCAACCGCTACATCGCGGAGAAGTACAGGGCCACCGGAACGGACCTTCTCCcaccggcgtcggcgtcggcgaagCTGGAGGTGTGGCTGGAAGTGGAGTCGCACCACTTCTACCCGGCAGTCTCGCCGCTGGTGTTCCAGCTGCTCATCAAGCCCATGCTGGGCGGCGCGCCggacgcggccgccgtggaGAAGCACGCGGGCGAGCTGGCCCGGGTGCTGGACGTCTACGAGGCCCACCTGGCGAAGCCCGGCAACAGGTTCCTCGCCGGGGAACAGTTCACGCTCGCCGACGCCAACCACATGTCGTATCTGTTCATGCTGGGGAAGACGGCCCAGGCGGGGCTGGTGGAGTCCAGGCCCCGGGTCAAGGCCTGGTGGGACGAGATCTCGGCCCGGCCCGCTTGGGCCAAGACCGTCGCTGCCATCCCCTTCCCTCCCGCCGCCTGA
- the LOC100830816 gene encoding glutathione S-transferase 3: MAAPPAMKLHGMALSQNVLRVATVLNEKGIDFEIVQVSLLTGAHKHPDFLALNPFGQIPALQDGDEVLYESRAINRYIAEKYRTSGTDLLPAAPSAKMEVWLEVESKHFYPAAQPVVYELLIKPMLGLAPDQAVVDKHSADLAKVLDVYEAHLGKDGNKYLAGEQFTLADANHMCYLFSLCKTAQAGLVDSRPRVKAWWDEISARPAWVKTAAAIPFPPGGRLV, encoded by the exons atggcggcgccgccggcgatgaaGCTGCACGGGATGGCCCTGTCGCAGAACGTGCTGCGGGTGGCCACGGTGCTGAACGAGAAGGGGATCGACTTCGAGATCGTCCAAGTCAGCCTCCTCACCGGCGCCCACAAGCACCCCGACTTCCTCGCCCTCAAC CCTTTTGGGCAGATCCCCGCGCTGCAGGACGGGGACGAGGTTCTTTACG AGTCCCGGGCCATCAACAGGTACATCGCCGAGAAGTACAGGACGTCGGGGACGGACCTTctcccggcggcgccgtcggcgaAGATGGAGGTGTGGCTGGAGGTGGAGTCGAAGCACTTCTACCCGGCGGCCCAGCCCGTGGTGTACGAGCTCCTCATCAAGCCCATGCTGGGCCTGGCGCCCGACCAGGCCGTCGTGGACAAGCACAGCGCCGACCTGGCCAAGGTGCTGGACGTCTACGAAGCCCACCTGGGGAAGGACGGGAACAAGTACCTCGCCGGGGAGCAGTTCACGCTCGCCGACGCCAACCACATGTGCTACCTGTTCTCGCTCTGCAAGACGGCCCAGGCGGGGCTCGTGGACTCCAGGCCGCGCGTGAAGGCCTGGTGGGATGAGATCTCGGCCCGGCCCGCCTGGGTcaagaccgccgccgccatccccttCCCGCCCGGCGGCCGCTTGGTTTGA
- the LOC100831123 gene encoding autophagy-related protein 18a — translation MATPNPSSFLDDPLPPEPAVREPKVREPEVRDPEPLEPESPLPAASIEPTPSGEDDSDDSSSVSSVTSTPAAAAGAGEGGGIERPFPAAKDLLHISFNQDYGCFAAGTKTGFRIYNCDPFREIFRRDLGGEDDAGGQGGGIGVVEMLFRCNILALVGGGNAPHYPPNKVMIWDDHQSRCIGELSFKSPVRGVRLRRDRIVVVLESKIFVYNFADLKLVHQIETAPNPKGLCAVSQQPGSIVLVCPGAQKGQVRVEHYGARKTKFINAHTSRVACFALSQDGRLIATASTKGTLVRIFNAAEGNLLQEVRRGADRAEIYSLAFSNNLQYLAVSSDKGTIHVFNLKINVGLTTNDMPLPAPDPDVPHMSPSFSFIKGVLPKYFHSEWSVAQFRLHEGEQYIVAFGHEKNTVAVVGMDGSFYRCQFDPVNGGEMQQLECHNFLKPSDQL, via the exons ATGGCGACACCAAACCCTAGCTCCTTCCTCGACGACCCGCTGCCTCCCGAGCCTGCGGTGCGAGAGCCCAAGGTGCGAGAGCCGGAAGTGCGGGACCCGGAGCCGCTGGAGCCGGAGTCGCCCCTCCCCGCCGCCTCAATCGAGCCAACCccctccggcgaggacgacaGCGACGACTCCTCTTCCGTCTCCTCCGTCACGTCTacccccgccgcggcggcgggcgccggcgagggggGCGGGATCGAGCGGCCTTTCCCCGCGGCCAAGGACCTGCTCCACATCTCCTTCAACCAGGACTACGGCTGCTTCGCGGCGGGGACCAAGACCGGCTTCCGCATCTACAACTGCGACCCGTTCCGCGAGATCTTCCGCCGCGACCTCGggggcgaggacgacgccggcggccagggcggGGGCATCGGCGTCGTCGAGATGCTCTTCCGGTGCAACATCCTCGCGCTCGTCGGCGGTGGGAACGCCCCGCACTACCCGCCCAACAAGGTGATGATCTGGGACGACCACCAGAGCCGCTGCATCGGGGAGCTCTCCTTCAAGTCCCCCGTGCGCGgcgtccgcctccgccgcgaccgcatcgtcgtcgtcctggAGAGCAAGATCTTCGTCTACAACTTTGCGGACCTTAAGCTCGTGCACCAGATCGAGACGGCGCCCAACCCCAAGGGCCTCTGCGCAGTGTCGCAGCAGCCAGGGTCGATTGTGCTTGTTTGCCCTGGCGCGCAGAAGGGGCAGGTGAGGGTGGAGCATTATGGTGCGAGGAAGACAAAGTTTATCAATGCGCACACTTCCCGTGTTGCGTGCTTCGCGTTGTCACAGGATGGGAGGCTCATTGCAACTGCTAGCACCAAGGGGACACTTGTCAGGATCTTCAATGCCGCTGAGGGCAATCTTCTGCAGGAA GTTAGGAGAGGTGCCGACAGAGCAGAAATATATAGCTTGGCTTTCTCAAATAACTTACAGTACTTGGCTGTATCCAGTGATAAAGGAACAATTCATGTGTTCAATTTGAAGATAAATGTGGGTTTGACCACAAATGATATGCCTCTGCCAGCTCCAGACCCTGATGTTCCCCATATGAGTccatcattttcttttattaaGG GCGTACTGCCTAAGTACTTCCACTCCGAGTGGTCTGTTGCTCAATTCAGGCTCCATGAGGGTGAGCAATACATAGTTGCATTTGGCCATGAAAAGAATACTGTGGCTGTTGTTGGTATGGATGGAAG CTTCTACCGATGCCAGTTTGACCCAGTCAATGGAGGAGAAATGCAGCAGCTTGAGTGCCACAATTTCCTAAAACCATCGGATCAACTGTAG
- the LOC100831729 gene encoding F-box protein At5g07610 produces the protein MERALMGDPLSKLTDDVLVDIISRVSYKSTCCCQCVARRWRNLISHPDHRTKLHQPTLAGFFFESYNSTYDYPKMAQYEMGHYYTRVSNDGWPHYHPSLSFLPKCKSLDILDCCNGLLLCRCWKPTYPKTLDYVVCNPATEKWMIVPATNWSSQVEVARLGFDQAASSHFHVFEFITDSVWGHKRGHHDGNIKAVGIYSSKTKGWSHTVTGWGNGTRISSDSKSVFFSGMLHVTTNYLVLAVDVEGNNWKIIHLPMPPCTDNATPKDIFPTQGQLYFANNGASNGFELWVLENYDSEHWTLKAKASYLEMFGTNHSYYDCGYSVISVRPEENVFFIVCGNKASVVSYKMDSLNRNVIDDIVWSKTPYIPYVPLFSDSESLADEHQVLLQ, from the coding sequence ATGGAGAGGGCCTTGATGGGCGACCCGTTGTCCAAGCTCACTGACGACGTCCTCGTGGACATCATATCGCGTGTGTCGTACAAGTCGACCTGCTGCTGCCAGTGCGTCGCCAGGCGTTGGCGCAATCTCATCTCCCACCCTGATCACCGCACGAAGCTACACCAGCCGACCCTGGCCGGCTTCTTCTTCGAATCCTACAACAGTACATACGACTACCCCAAGATGGCCCAGTATGAGATGGGTCATTATTACACTAGAGTCTCAAACGATGGCTGGCCTCACTACCACCCATCCCTCTCATTTCTGCCCAAATGCAAGAGCCTTGACATCTTAGACTGCTGCAatggcctcctcctctgccgctgCTGGAAGCCAACTTATCCCAAGACATTGGATTACGTGGTGTGCAATCCCGCTACTGAGAAATGGATGATAGTGCCGGCCACCAACTGGTCTAGCCAGGTGGAGGTCGCCCGCTTAGGGTTCGACCAAGCCGCCTCCTCCCACTTCCATGTGTTTGAGTTCATAACTGATAGTGTTTGGGGCCACAAAAGGGGCCATCACGATGGAAACATCAAAGCGGTGGGTATCTACTCTTCTAAGACTAAAGGTTGGAGTCACACGGTCACAGGTTGGGGCAATGGAACTAGGATATCTAGTGATTCAAAAAGCGTCTTCTTCAGTGGAATGTTGCATGTGACTACCAATTATTTGGTACTAGCCGTTGACGTGGAGGGAAATAACTGGAAGATAATTCATCTTCCTATGCCACCATGCACTGATAATGCTACTCCGAAAGATATCTTTCCAACACAGGGACAATTGTATTTTGCTAACAATGGTGCTTCCAATGGTTTTGAACTATGGGTTCTTGAAAACTATGACAGTGAACATTGGACCTTGAAGGCTAAGGCCAGCTATTTGGAAATGTTCGGGACAAATCATTCCTATTATGATTGTGGTTACAGTGTTATCTCAGTCCGTCCGGAAGAAAATGTGTTTTTCATAGTTTGTGGGAACAAGGCGTCAGTAGTATCATATAAGATGGATTCCTTGAACCGGAATGTCATAGATGACATTGTATGGTCCAAGACGCCTTATATTCCATACGTCCCCTTGTTCTCAGACTCAGAGTCATTGGCTGATGAGCATCAAGTCTTACTTCAGTAG
- the LOC104582941 gene encoding uncharacterized protein LOC104582941, with amino-acid sequence MEIRKHLTCALPHFDSYGPGKKAQAPIISCRLRRGAYEPSIAGAHPPNARRSGHSSVRSSHTQQLIAPSPQNWLQGLQWRGAPGRRRRAWRVARSPSSPTTCSSTSSAACPTRCSLSSAVFFNATLHLAAFEDLVVAVDVEGNNWRLIDNPFHRSITVPPHYDDPRIDIFLSQGQLYFAACTAGSDGELSVWALEDYNSAKWTLKHNVKCSQLLGINYRAYEYNFISFHPERNTIFIVCGDKNTLISYEMDCRESCFIYEFGSDHQLGLYGNGMSRYFQYVPLFTASLEDGN; translated from the exons ATGGAGATTCGCA AGCACTTGACTTGTGCACTTCCGCATTTCGACTCCTACGGCCCAGGTAAAAAAGCCCAGGCGCCTATCATCTcttgccgcctccgccgcggcgcaTACGAACCCTCGATCGCCGGCGCACATCCACCCAACGCCCGCCGCTCTGGCCATTCCTCGGTTCGCAGTTCGCACACCCAGCAATTG ATTGCCCCCTCCCCTCAAAATTGGCTCCAGGGACTGCAATGGCGCGGGGctccaggaagaagaagaagggcctgGAGGGTTGCCCGGTCTCCAAGCTCCCCGACGACGTGCTCGTCGACATCATCCGCCGCGTGCCCTACAAGATGCAGCCTTTCAAGTGCTGTTTTCTTTAATGCGACCCTGCATTTGGCTGCCTTTGAGGATTTGGTAGTAGCCGTTGACGTGGAAGGAAATAATTGGCGGCTTATTGATAATCCATTTCATAGGAGTATTACTGTGCCACCACACTATGATGACCCTAGAATTGATATTTTCCTATCACAGGGGCAGTTGTATTTTGCAGCTTGTACCGCTGGTTCTGATGGTGAATTATCAGTCTGGGCTCTTGAGGACTACAATAGCGCAAAATGGACCTTGAAGCACAATGTCAAATGCTCACAACTGTTAGGAATAAACTATAGAGCATATGAATACAATTTTATCTCATTCCACCCGGAGCGCAATACGATATTCATAGTTTGTGGTGACAAGAACACACTGATTTCCTATGAAATGGATTGCAGAGAGTCGTGTTTTATATATGAATTTGGATCTGATCATCAGCTTGGCTTGTACGGGAACGGCATGTCTCGTTATTTTCAATATGTTCCCTTGTTCACCGCGTCATTGGAAGATGGAAATTAA
- the LOC100843446 gene encoding protein SRC2: MAQRALELTLISGKDLKDVNLLSKMEVYAVVSLSGDPRSRQRVAADRAGGRNPTWNATLRFTVPANAAGSLHVLLRAERAFGDRDVGEVHIPLSELLSGAPEGPVPVKFVAYQVRKMGSGKPQGVLNFSYKLGEVTQAAAYAGGAGQAGYAQPQSAYPPAAAYPPHSGYPPAAKADAYPPPSAYPPAGKADAYPPPSAYPPAAKADGAAAAYPPPSGYPPAGKAGESSTAYPPPSGYPPAGKPAKAGEPVTAYPAAAGPSTGAPYGAPPPQYGYGYPAQQPAGYGYPPAPPQGGYGYGYPPQQPQYGGYQQQAVKPPKKSGMGMGLGAGLLGGALGGLLIGDMISDSSSGYDAGYDAGFDDGGGFDF, from the coding sequence ATGGCGCAGAGGGCGCTGGAGCTGACCCTGATATCGGGGAAGGATCTCAAGGACGTGAACCTGCTCTCCAAGATGGAGGTCTACGCCGTCGTCTCGCTCTCCGGCGACCCGCGCTCGCGGCagcgcgtcgccgccgaccgcgcggGGGGGCGCAACCCGACCTGGAACGCCACGCTGCGGTTCACCGTCCCGGCCAACGCCGCGGGGTCGCTCcacgtcctcctccgcgccgagCGCGCGTTCGGCGACCGCGACGTCGGCGAGGTCCACATCCCGCTCTCCGAGCTCCTCTCCGGCGCCCCCGAGGGCCCCGTCCCCGTCAAGTTCGTCGCATACCAGGTCCGTAAGATGGGATCCGGCAAGCCCCAGGGTGTGTTGAATTTTTCGTACAAGCTCGGCGAGGTCACCCAGGCCGCCGCCTATGCTGGTGGCGCTGGTCAGGCCGGGTACGCGCAGCCTCAATCAGCGtacccgccggcggccgcctaCCCGCCTCACTCAGGGTACCCGCCAGCAGCCAAGGCCGACGCCTACCCTCCTCCATCCGCCTACCCACCGGCAGGCAAAGCAGATGCCTACCCGCCTCCATCCGCCTACCCACCGGCGGCGAAAGCTGATGGGGCAGCCGCGGCTTACCCGCCTCCCTCGGGCTACCCACCAGCTGGGAAGGCAGGTGAGTCATCCACGGCTTACCCTCCACCGTCGGGCTACCCGCCCGCGGGAAAGCCGGCGAAGGCGGGGGAGCCAGTCACCGCCTACCCCGCGGCAGCCGGACCCAGCACAGGCGCTCCTTAcggagccccgccgccgcagtacGGCTACGGGTACCCAGCCCAGCAGCCGGCCGGGTACGGCtacccgcccgcgccgccgcaaggCGGGTACGGCTACGGGTacccgccgcagcagccgcagtACGGAGGGTACCAGCAGCAAGCCGTGAAGCCGCCGAAGAAGAGCGGCATGGGGATGGGCCTCGGCGCCGGTCTGCTCGGAGGCGCGCTCGGCGGGCTCCTCATCGGCGACATGATCTCCGACTCGTCGTCCGGGTACGACGCCGGATACGACGCAGGGTtcgacgatggcggcggcttcgATTTCTAG